Within Persephonella sp., the genomic segment GAGATTTCTGAGGAGGATCTTTTTGCTATTTTAAAATTTGCCATTGTAACTGTTGTAATCTTTCCACTTTTACCTGACAAAAATTACGGTCCTTTTGGGGCATTAAATCCCAGAAACATATGGGAAATGGTAGTCCTTGTTTCTGTCATTGATTTTATCGCCTATATTATCCTCAGATGGAAGGGAACAAAGACCCTGTGGATTACAGGGGTAGTTGGAGGTTTGATATCATCAACAGCGGTCTCTTATGAACTTTCTAAACTCTCAAAAAAATACAGGGCTGTAACCTACTCAGCACTGTTTGGGATAATATTAGCATGGCTTGTTATGAACTTTAGAGTTCTGTTTCTCACAGGAGTAATAAATACAAAACTGATGTTGTCTGTTTTGTTTCCTATAGTTGCACTGTCAGCCTTCTACATAGCTCTGATTGTATATATCTATATAAAAAATAAAACAAAAATTGCTGAGGCTTCCCAGCAGGAAATACCATTTTCAAATCCTTTCCAGATTACCTCTGCATTACAGTTTGGGCTGATTTATGCAGCTGTTATCTTTGTTACAAAGGCACTTCAGCATTTTTACGGAACAAAGGGTGTGTTTTTGGCAAGTTTTCTCTCAGGAATTATAGATGTTGATGCTATTACACTTTCTCTTTCAACACTATCAAAAAATGGAGTTCTGGAAAGTATCATAGCATCAAAGGGTATTATCCTTGCTGTTGTTTCAAACAGCATATTTAAATATATCTACATTTTTATATTTGGTAATAAAGAGGTTGTCAAATATATGACGGTGTTTATGGCTCTGACTGTTGTTTTAGGATTTGGCTTTATAATAATTCTTTAAATTTAAGGGCATTTTTAGGAGCATAAGCATAAAAATCGTTATTAAAATAAACAAAGAGGTTTTCTGGACTCTCTTTCTTTATCCAATCAACCCACAGCTTTAGCTCATCTTCAGAGTAGTCATGCCTGTACCAGTTTTCCTTTCCATGAAATCTTATGTAAACTGTATCTGTTGTCTTTATCAGCTTTTCAGGCAGTTTAGGTGCACTGATACTGCAGAAGATTATTCTGTTCTGGGAAAGGACAGTGAAAACCTCTTCATTCCACCATGATACATCTCTGAACTCAACAACATTAAGATACTCAGGGCTTAGGCTTTCTAAAATTCTTGTCAGGTTTTCTTTTGAATATCTGAAGCTTGGAGGCATCTGGAACAAAAATGCCCCTGTTTTCTCTTTAAGAGCATCAGAAACTACATTATAAAAATCCTGAAGCTCATTTTTAACATCTTTTAGTCTTTTAATATGGGTTATATCTTTGTTTACCTTCACTGAAAAAACAAAATCATCTGGTGAATCCCTAAACCACCTTTTCATACTGCTTTTTTTGGGGAATTTGTAAAAAGTTGAGTTTATCTCAACAGTGTTGAAAACCGAGGAGTAATATCTAAACCATTCTGAAGGTTTTAGATCCTCAGGATAAAACCTTCCTTTCCATCCCCAGTAAAAAAATCCTGAACATCCTATCTGCTTTTTCATAATTATAAATTTACAAAAGTTTAAAAAAGTTGCATTAAAATACGAAATTATTAATTAAATTAATAATATACCCTCAAAATTAGAGGCTGAACCATGTGGTTTATTAAGAAAAAAGACAGCAGCAAGAAAAAAAGAAAGGAAATAACGCCCCAAACTCTATCTTCCCCAGAGCTAACTTACCTTGAAGACAGGCTGAAAAAAGAACAGAAAAAAGGTGCCCTCCTTTTAAAATCTTTTGATCTGATTGATGACGGGGTAATAATTATTGGAGAAGATGGAAATCCTGTCAAAACAAATGAAAAAGCAAAACATATACTGGAAAATGCAGGAATAAAAGAAGAAGATCTACAAAGTATTAAGGAGCTTGTTGATGAAAGGGGATTTATTAAATCTGGAAATCAATTTTTCAGACTGTCTGAAAAAAGCTTTGACGGAAAAAGATTGATCCTTCTTAAAGACATTACCCATTTAAAAAGGCTTGTTGATGACGTTGTTTGTGTTCTTGCTGAAGATATAGCAACAACCATATACAATGTTGCGAAGTCTAAACTCCTGAGCGACATTTTGAACATCTATACAGACATCAAATTTAAAGCTCTCCTTGAGAGAATGTTTGAAGAAAGTAGAGGACTTGAAAATCTTAACCAGTTTATCGATGATGTAAAAAATAAAGTGGAGGAAAGTAAAAAAGTTCTAACCATAATACAAACTATTTCTGAACAAACAAACCTTCTATCTTTAAATGCAGCAATAGAAGCGGCAAGAGCTGGAGATGTTGGAAAGGGTTTTGCTGTTGTTGCCGATGAGATAAGACAGCTTGCATCTAAAACATCGCGTAATGCTGAAGAGATAGCAAATATCATTGATTCTATTGTTGGTTCTGTAGAAAAAACATCAAGTGCCTCCCTCAGTACATCTGCAAACCTTCTGGATATTATTAATGAGTTTAAAAGAGAGTTTGAAAAGCTGTATTTATCTATAAACAATCTTAATGATTTTACAACAGAAGCACTTGAGGAACAGCTTGAATCATGGACAAATGTCTTAAAATCACAGGAGATATACCCGGATAAAAATCTAACTCTGTATCTTGATCTTCTCCAGAGAATTATAGATCACTCTGTTTATATGAAAAACCTTACTGATGTTATATCTGGTAAAGCTGACTGGACACCTCCCCATTTCACTGATTGTGCCCTC encodes:
- a CDS encoding MgtC/SapB family protein, with the translated sequence MEFKIGEETYTLLFKLVFSIAAGLLIGLEREHRTKTEIFAGIRTFPLISILGMLSGLIFDKYWEGILYFTFGGIVILAAINYFLEYRKDIGSTTEIATFIAFIIGFLIYYEHYYIAAFLSVVTTGLLALKRTLEKFAKEISEEDLFAILKFAIVTVVIFPLLPDKNYGPFGALNPRNIWEMVVLVSVIDFIAYIILRWKGTKTLWITGVVGGLISSTAVSYELSKLSKKYRAVTYSALFGIILAWLVMNFRVLFLTGVINTKLMLSVLFPIVALSAFYIALIVYIYIKNKTKIAEASQQEIPFSNPFQITSALQFGLIYAAVIFVTKALQHFYGTKGVFLASFLSGIIDVDAITLSLSTLSKNGVLESIIASKGIILAVVSNSIFKYIYIFIFGNKEVVKYMTVFMALTVVLGFGFIIIL
- a CDS encoding DUF72 domain-containing protein; its protein translation is MKKQIGCSGFFYWGWKGRFYPEDLKPSEWFRYYSSVFNTVEINSTFYKFPKKSSMKRWFRDSPDDFVFSVKVNKDITHIKRLKDVKNELQDFYNVVSDALKEKTGAFLFQMPPSFRYSKENLTRILESLSPEYLNVVEFRDVSWWNEEVFTVLSQNRIIFCSISAPKLPEKLIKTTDTVYIRFHGKENWYRHDYSEDELKLWVDWIKKESPENLFVYFNNDFYAYAPKNALKFKELL
- a CDS encoding methyl-accepting chemotaxis protein, translated to MWFIKKKDSSKKKRKEITPQTLSSPELTYLEDRLKKEQKKGALLLKSFDLIDDGVIIIGEDGNPVKTNEKAKHILENAGIKEEDLQSIKELVDERGFIKSGNQFFRLSEKSFDGKRLILLKDITHLKRLVDDVVCVLAEDIATTIYNVAKSKLLSDILNIYTDIKFKALLERMFEESRGLENLNQFIDDVKNKVEESKKVLTIIQTISEQTNLLSLNAAIEAARAGDVGKGFAVVADEIRQLASKTSRNAEEIANIIDSIVGSVEKTSSASLSTSANLLDIINEFKREFEKLYLSINNLNDFTTEALEEQLESWTNVLKSQEIYPDKNLTLYLDLLQRIIDHSVYMKNLTDVISGKADWTPPHFTDCALGKWYYSVGKEEVSKIGPEAVDRFAGIEDPHKEFHQLGNDILENFKKGKIVEAMEQSFDLINISQKVVESIKKLAETVKSCSV